The Lacticaseibacillus rhamnosus DNA window GTTGACATACTTGCGTGTTCCATCATTATCCTTGTAAGAGACACGATATTGCCATTTTTTGCCACGTTTACTAATACTGGCCACATTTACACCTCCTTGTGCTACAATACAGACGGGTGCTATTGCACCTAACCATGCAGTCACGTTCTGTTAGGCGTCTACCCATTCGCTTGGGTAGGCGCTTTTTGTCGTTACTTTCTCCTACTTGCTTTTTTCTTGTTAAGCGCCTCGTTTACGTTACTGAGTGGAATATCTTTGATGAATCGTTTCTCTCTAATTCTAGAAAAGGGGACAACGATCTTGTGGTTTAGTTCTGTTTTTTCTTTATCACTGAAGACTTCGGTGTTTGAAATGTCTAGGAGAACTGAGTGCTCATATTTTTTGATCGGTTCTCCTTCAAAATTTTTCCAGGTTTTTTCGCCAAACTTATAAGAGCTTACTGTAACTGGCTTCATAGGTTTTACCTCCTACAATCTGTGTGGCTTCTTTAATGTTTTGAAGAAGTAGGCGCTTTTCGTGATATAATTAAGTGAATGAAATTCATGAAAAAAGAAATTAGGTGAACCGTAATCATGATAAAGGAGGTTCTCCAAATGGAAAATGGCATATATATCGTTGACGAAAAAGACGAAGTATGGGATATCGACGAAGCATCGGGCATGTATGGCATGTTTTCAAGTAAGCCCAATATTGGGCCAAACGAGGTTGCTGCACTTTTGTCTGGTAAGGCCCTTGTTGATCTTTCAGATGGTGAATATATTCACTGGATTCAGCTAACACCAGATGCTATCAAAACAGCCAGATTGCGACAGTAGTTACGTTTGACAGAAACAACTGTTCCTCGACCACAGCGGCCGGGGCTTTTTTGTATCCAGTTCGCACTCAGTTAAATATTTCAACGTTTTCATCATGACCGGTGTCATCATCGCAAGCGGTTGTTGCGCCAGCCAACAAAACAATAAGTAAGATGGCAACTATCTTTTTTAGCATGATGACTCACATCCTTTACTTGGTATGTGGTACAAGCCCCACTCTCCGGCTTGCACGGGGACGCCGCTTGCGTGGGTTGTTGATGACAGTTGTACCACAGTTAAGTACTACACGAACATTTTCTGGAGATAGGCTTGCTTCAATTTTTTTAACAGTTCAACCTTACGCTGGTTGACTGCGATGAGATTATCAAGTTGCTTAAACATTGTTCCAATCAATTCTTGCTCAGCTTGAGTAGGAGTTGTAACTTCCACGGCATTGATTGTTTGTTTCGACAATGATGGTACACCGGTAGACTCGTCGTATTTCTTCCAGTTAACTCGTTGAAAAATCGCATACAGAAAATTTAGATCTTGTGTCCCCTTAGGTATCACATAGAACAACGTATCTACGGTCCAGTATGGAGCTCTTAGAATGTAGGGGGAGTTAATTGTACCTTTTCGCCCAATGCCAATGCCGTTTTCCTCAGATAAAGCCTGGTCGACACTTAGCATGTATCCGCCAGTTCCATAGACTGGAATGTCACCCTTGTTAAGGTGCTTGTAGTCCTTGCCACCGTTCACGGTAGCGATTTTCTTGATAGGACGCTTTTCCCAAGCGTCAGTAAATCCAGCAAATCTTAATTGTGGGAACTTGCTTCCATTTTTGGGGAACAATTTCTGCAAGTAGCCTTTTTTAAGTTCTTGGAGTTTTTCAAGCTTACGCTGATGAAGAGTGATGAGGTGGTCAAGATTATCGAAAAACTTACCAATTTGAACTTGTTCAGGTAATGTTGGAACTTTAAAATTAATCTTCATCATGACATCGGCGTTTAATTTAGCACGTCCACCGCCGACTAAATATGGTTCTATGTTGGTATGTTTCAATGCGTTCGTCAAAAATTTGTTGTCCACTCTTTCTTCTTTAGCTTGAAGAACGTGGGCATGATTGTTGACCCAAACCTTACCATCAACATATTGAACAGGGTAGTTTTGTAAATCATTCGCACCGTCTTCTGCGACCAAAACAAATTCACCATTATGAGTAAAACCTTCAACATAGTCCTGAATACCATTTGCACCGTAATAAGGTGTTTCCCCAGCTACACGTTCGGATGCTGTAATTGGAACTCGAAGATTATCATAGCGGTCTGCTAGTTCCGAAACCTTACGCTGTTCCCAAGCGTCAGTGAACCCCTTGAAGCGAAGCTCCGGTACCATTTGTTTATTTGTAGTCACGGTTGATTGTCACCTCTAAGCCGTTTATTTGTTGTTGACTAGATTGTATCGCGTAAGTAGGCCGACGCCGCGTCCTGATACTGTTGCGGGTTAGTTGATGACAACGCCTATGATGCTGATATCTTCGGGATCGAGGCATCTGTCGGGATACTTGTCATTCAGTGAGTGTAGAACAATTTTCTTTTGTTGATAATCGCGGGACAGCTGCTTGAATGTGACGCCCTCGTCGGCCACACGGCCAACGCCGAGATCGCCAAGTCCTTGCTTGTTAAGATACTGGGTGGCTTTCTTTGAAGCATTATCAAACATTCCTATGTCGATTTTCCCCCAATTTCCATCAGCTTTTAACGTCGATCAGGGTTTGGACGTAAGATTATTTTTTATAAAACGACTGTGTATACGACAACCTTACCAAATATAGCGACATTGTCTGCATCTTCATAACGATAAACGTATGGTTCAAAACGAGGATCATCACTGTCAGGCTGAAAAGAGACTACTTTAGCTTCATCGTTTTTATAGTAACGTTTGCAAGAAAAATCTTCATTGTCAATTGAGAAGACGACAATGTCTCCATTGCTTAGATCATCTGTCCGCTTTACTGCGAGAAGCGCACCATCAGGGAAAACTCTGTTCATTGATTCGCCGTTGGCATGTATGATAAGAATGTCATCATCACCAGCGTAGCGTCCCATTATGGCATCTGATAATTGGATTTCTTCCAAGTTGTCTTTCGTATAAGCTTCAACTAATTCAGGGGCACCACATGAAACCCCTGCATCTAAGTATTTGTAGGAGTGTACAGGCATAGATGGAGCAATATTTGAGATCTCTTTTTCTCCAGCAATCACAGAAACAGGAACACCGAAGATATCTGCTATGGATTTAGCAGTAGTCATTAATGGATAAGCAGCTCCACGTTCCCAAGAAGACACAGTGGTCGGAGCAACTCCCAATCTGTTAGCCAAATCAGATTGCGTCATCCCGCGGGTTTTTCTTAGCTTTTTTATGGTGTCTCCAGTATTCATTTCGTTTCCTCATTTCCTATTTATGCTGGCTATAATGTACACCTGTTGCGTAGAAAAGTACATACCTAAATACAATTTATTTGCAAAAAGCTATTGCAACTACTAACCATTCGTAGTATATTTAGTTTTGTTGAAAGGAGGAACGAAA harbors:
- a CDS encoding restriction endonuclease subunit S; the protein is MTTNKQMVPELRFKGFTDAWEQRKVSELADRYDNLRVPITASERVAGETPYYGANGIQDYVEGFTHNGEFVLVAEDGANDLQNYPVQYVDGKVWVNNHAHVLQAKEERVDNKFLTNALKHTNIEPYLVGGGRAKLNADVMMKINFKVPTLPEQVQIGKFFDNLDHLITLHQRKLEKLQELKKGYLQKLFPKNGSKFPQLRFAGFTDAWEKRPIKKIATVNGGKDYKHLNKGDIPVYGTGGYMLSVDQALSEENGIGIGRKGTINSPYILRAPYWTVDTLFYVIPKGTQDLNFLYAIFQRVNWKKYDESTGVPSLSKQTINAVEVTTPTQAEQELIGTMFKQLDNLIAVNQRKVELLKKLKQAYLQKMFV
- a CDS encoding LexA family protein; amino-acid sequence: MFDNASKKATQYLNKQGLGDLGVGRVADEGVTFKQLSRDYQQKKIVLHSLNDKYPDRCLDPEDISIIGVVIN
- a CDS encoding LexA family protein, yielding MNTGDTIKKLRKTRGMTQSDLANRLGVAPTTVSSWERGAAYPLMTTAKSIADIFGVPVSVIAGEKEISNIAPSMPVHSYKYLDAGVSCGAPELVEAYTKDNLEEIQLSDAIMGRYAGDDDILIIHANGESMNRVFPDGALLAVKRTDDLSNGDIVVFSIDNEDFSCKRYYKNDEAKVVSFQPDSDDPRFEPYVYRYEDADNVAIFGKVVVYTVVL